In a genomic window of Pseudomonadota bacterium:
- a CDS encoding 4'-phosphopantetheinyl transferase superfamily protein, protein RPRCTPLERARSASLAPRDLCPTMSEDMAWKPGPSSPRPRGDEIHLWRARQDRPPRPHDELARHLSPEEQARAARFAFARLTEQFIVAHAFVRDVLGAYLGVAPVEVPIEIDAQGKPHLRGSDLRFNLSHSANLAVLAVGTRELGVDVEQIRGDVLRERIAERFFSALEVQALNALPAEQQAAGFFSCWTRKEAYLKALGTGLRIALDRFDVSLGPDEPARLIADRGNDDLQAWKLAAFTPDRAFRGAVVARGHDWSLRGFDWSGPL, encoded by the coding sequence GAAGACCGCGGTGCACCCCGCTTGAGCGAGCGCGCAGCGCGAGCCTCGCCCCACGAGACCTCTGCCCCACGATGAGCGAAGACATGGCCTGGAAACCCGGCCCCTCGTCCCCGCGGCCCCGCGGGGATGAGATCCACCTGTGGCGGGCCAGGCAGGACCGCCCGCCGCGGCCCCACGACGAGCTCGCCCGGCACCTTTCGCCAGAAGAGCAGGCCAGGGCCGCGCGCTTTGCGTTCGCGCGCCTCACCGAGCAGTTCATCGTGGCCCACGCGTTCGTGCGCGACGTGCTCGGCGCCTATCTCGGGGTTGCGCCGGTCGAGGTCCCCATCGAGATCGACGCCCAGGGGAAGCCCCACCTGCGGGGCTCCGACCTGCGCTTCAACCTGAGCCATTCGGCCAATCTCGCCGTGCTCGCGGTGGGCACCCGAGAGCTGGGCGTCGACGTGGAGCAGATCCGCGGCGATGTGCTGCGAGAGCGCATCGCCGAGCGCTTCTTCTCAGCGCTCGAGGTACAGGCCCTGAACGCGCTGCCCGCCGAGCAGCAGGCGGCGGGGTTCTTCAGCTGCTGGACCCGCAAGGAGGCCTACCTCAAAGCCCTGGGCACGGGCCTGCGCATCGCCCTCGATCGGTTTGACGTATCGCTTGGCCCCGACGAGCCCGCAAGGCTCATCGCCGATCGCGGGAATGATGACCTGCAAGCCTGGAAGCTCGCAGCCTTCACGCCCGATCGCGCGTTTCGCGGCGCCGTGGTGGCGCGCGGGCATGACTGGAGCCTTCGGGGGTTCGACTGGTCCGGACCCTTGTAG
- a CDS encoding glycogen/starch/alpha-glucan phosphorylase has protein sequence MALKTSKENGKAKEFEGIEDDRTTMDERGLRRAYLDNLHYIQGKDEFTATAHDRFMALAYTVRDRLMHRWIAAQRAYADADAKRVYYLSAEFLMGRSTYNNLINLGMADVMRDALRDLGLDLTDLLEEEPDAGLGNGGLGRLAACFLDSMATLQLPGGGYGIRYEFGIFDQEIRDGRQVELPDQWLKNGNPWEIVRPERSVMVSFGGHTEMASDENGGFSVQWVPAQTVVGVAYDTPISGFQVANANTLRLWRARAFQEFNLQEFDQGDYLAAVEEKAISENISKVLYPNDNSAQGRQLRLKQQYFFVACSLSDIIRRYLNVHQNFKAFSDKIAIQLNDTHPSIAVAELMRLFIDVHKLPWDEAWQITVNTFGYTNHTLLAEALETWPIDLFGSLLPRHLEIIYEINARFLEQVKKRFPGDNARLGRMSLIAEGSEKRIRMAHLATVGAHSVNGVAALHTELLQQSVLHDFYEMWPERFNNKTNGVTPRRWLLECNPRLSKEITTRIGDRWPAHLDELEKLQPFADKRPFRDRLRQIKRDNKKDLARYIKDHLDIDIDTSSMFDVMVKRLHEYKRQHLNVLHIITRYLRLKHNPDLEVVPRTFIFGAKAAPGYFMAKLIIKLINAVADVVNNDPAVNGRYKVVFMPNYRVSLAERIFPAADLSEQISTAGKEASGTSNMKFAMNGALTIGTLDGANVEIRDAVGHENFFLFGLRAEEVAHLKSFGYDPREPLAHNDELRDVINAISTGLFSPDEPDLFRPLVDDLINHDPYMVLWDYASYIRCQEEVDAVFRSPDEWARRAAINVARMGRFSSDRAIQQYADDIWKINPVNVKLNGSNV, from the coding sequence ATGGCGCTGAAGACGTCAAAGGAAAACGGCAAGGCGAAAGAGTTCGAGGGGATCGAAGACGACCGCACCACCATGGATGAGCGAGGCCTGCGCCGCGCCTACCTCGACAACCTGCACTACATCCAAGGCAAGGACGAGTTCACCGCCACAGCGCACGACCGCTTCATGGCCCTCGCCTACACGGTGCGCGACCGCCTCATGCACCGCTGGATCGCGGCGCAGCGGGCCTACGCCGACGCAGACGCCAAGCGTGTCTACTATCTCTCGGCCGAGTTCCTGATGGGGCGCTCGACCTACAACAACCTCATCAACCTCGGCATGGCCGACGTGATGCGCGACGCCCTGCGTGATCTGGGCCTCGACCTCACCGATCTGCTCGAAGAAGAGCCCGACGCTGGTCTGGGCAACGGAGGTCTGGGGCGCCTTGCGGCCTGCTTCCTCGACTCGATGGCCACGCTGCAGCTGCCGGGTGGCGGGTACGGAATCCGCTACGAGTTCGGCATCTTCGATCAGGAGATCCGCGACGGCCGACAGGTCGAGCTCCCCGACCAGTGGCTCAAGAACGGCAACCCGTGGGAGATCGTTCGCCCCGAGCGCAGCGTGATGGTGAGCTTCGGCGGCCACACCGAGATGGCAAGCGACGAGAACGGCGGCTTCTCGGTGCAGTGGGTGCCCGCACAGACGGTGGTGGGCGTGGCCTACGACACCCCCATCAGCGGCTTTCAGGTGGCCAACGCCAACACCCTGCGCCTGTGGCGCGCTCGCGCCTTCCAGGAGTTCAACCTCCAGGAGTTCGACCAGGGCGACTACCTCGCCGCAGTCGAGGAGAAAGCCATCTCCGAGAACATCTCGAAGGTGCTCTACCCGAACGACAACTCGGCCCAGGGGCGCCAGCTGCGGCTCAAGCAGCAGTACTTCTTCGTGGCCTGCTCGCTCTCCGACATCATCCGGCGCTACCTCAACGTGCACCAGAACTTCAAGGCCTTCTCCGACAAGATCGCCATCCAGCTCAACGACACGCACCCCTCCATCGCGGTGGCCGAGCTGATGCGCCTCTTCATCGACGTGCACAAGCTGCCGTGGGACGAGGCCTGGCAGATCACGGTGAACACGTTTGGCTACACCAACCACACCCTGCTCGCGGAGGCGCTCGAGACGTGGCCCATCGATCTCTTCGGATCGCTGCTGCCCCGCCACCTCGAGATCATCTACGAGATCAACGCACGCTTCCTCGAACAGGTGAAGAAGCGGTTCCCCGGAGACAACGCCCGCCTGGGGCGCATGTCGCTCATCGCGGAGGGTTCAGAGAAGCGCATTCGCATGGCCCATCTGGCCACCGTCGGCGCGCACTCGGTCAACGGTGTGGCCGCGCTGCACACCGAGCTGCTGCAGCAGAGCGTGCTCCACGACTTCTACGAGATGTGGCCCGAGCGCTTCAACAACAAGACCAACGGCGTGACGCCCCGTCGCTGGCTGCTCGAGTGCAATCCGCGCCTCTCGAAGGAGATCACCACGCGCATCGGCGACCGCTGGCCCGCGCACCTCGACGAGCTCGAGAAGCTGCAGCCGTTCGCCGACAAGCGCCCCTTCCGCGATCGCCTGCGTCAGATCAAGCGCGACAACAAGAAAGACCTGGCGCGCTACATCAAGGACCACCTCGACATCGACATCGACACCAGCTCGATGTTCGACGTCATGGTGAAGCGCCTCCACGAGTACAAGCGCCAGCACCTCAACGTGCTGCACATCATCACCCGCTACCTGCGGCTGAAGCACAACCCGGATCTCGAAGTGGTGCCCCGCACCTTCATCTTTGGCGCAAAGGCCGCGCCGGGCTACTTCATGGCAAAGCTCATCATCAAGCTCATCAACGCCGTGGCCGATGTGGTGAACAACGACCCCGCGGTGAACGGTCGCTACAAGGTCGTGTTCATGCCCAACTACCGCGTGTCGCTGGCCGAGCGCATCTTCCCGGCGGCCGACCTGTCAGAGCAGATCTCGACCGCGGGCAAGGAAGCGTCGGGCACCTCGAACATGAAGTTCGCCATGAACGGCGCGCTCACCATCGGCACCCTCGACGGCGCCAACGTCGAGATCCGCGATGCCGTTGGGCATGAGAACTTCTTCTTGTTCGGCCTGCGCGCCGAAGAGGTGGCGCACCTCAAGTCGTTCGGCTACGATCCGCGCGAGCCGCTTGCCCACAACGACGAGCTGCGCGACGTCATCAACGCCATCTCGACCGGACTGTTCAGCCCCGATGAACCGGACCTGTTCCGCCCTCTGGTCGACGACCTGATCAACCACGACCCCTACATGGTCCTGTGGGATTACGCCTCGTACATCCGCTGCCAGGAAGAGGTCGACGCCGTGTTCCGCAGCCCGGACGAATGGGCGCGCCGCGCGGCCATCAACGTCGCGCGAATGGGACGCTTCTCATCTGACCGCGCCATTCAGCAGTACGCCGACGATATCTGGAAGATCAACCCCGTGAACGTGAAGCTCAACGGCAGTAACGTCTGA
- a CDS encoding translation initiation factor IF-3, giving the protein MRVNQEIRARDVRVIDDQGQQLGVLSLREAQRLADEREKDLVEISPTADPPVCRMMDYGRFKYEQSKKDREAKAKRKLVELREVTMRPKIDEHDFQVKYRMARRLLEDGDKVKVTIRFRGREMAHPELAMGLLERLFQELAGFAVQERAPRMEGRFMHMILAPREAARTEAAPAPQAAAAPPPRPRPAASGQQAPAAQ; this is encoded by the coding sequence CTGAGGGTCAACCAGGAGATTCGCGCGCGCGACGTGCGCGTGATCGACGACCAGGGGCAGCAGCTGGGAGTACTTTCCCTGCGCGAGGCGCAGCGGCTGGCAGATGAACGAGAGAAAGACCTGGTCGAGATCTCCCCCACCGCAGATCCTCCCGTTTGCCGCATGATGGATTACGGCCGCTTCAAGTACGAGCAGTCCAAGAAAGACCGCGAGGCCAAAGCCAAGCGCAAGCTGGTCGAGCTTCGCGAAGTGACCATGCGGCCCAAGATCGACGAGCACGACTTCCAGGTGAAGTACCGAATGGCGCGGCGCCTGCTTGAAGACGGTGACAAGGTGAAGGTCACCATCCGCTTCCGAGGCCGTGAGATGGCCCATCCTGAGCTGGCCATGGGGCTGCTCGAGCGTCTCTTTCAAGAGCTGGCGGGGTTTGCCGTGCAGGAGCGCGCTCCGCGCATGGAAGGTCGCTTCATGCACATGATCCTGGCGCCCCGGGAAGCCGCCCGCACGGAGGCCGCGCCTGCTCCACAGGCTGCGGCGGCTCCCCCACCGCGTCCGCGTCCCGCCGCCAGCGGTCAGCAGGCCCCTGCGGCACAGTAG
- a CDS encoding fatty acid hydroxylase family protein, producing MRGTGQDGRDLFTGRQIPSRRAPQRRIGAGRQGTRVEEEDGPAREHDRHALLRQPAAHLCADARMGHMVIALVHGLIIALFLGLGARWPRSGGRGLTADTLLNLANGALLFGLRTLFVTWAAMSIDLPRCDLSSVKGFGPQLLVVFLISDFTRYWVHYLHHRIPLLWRFHAVHHSTSRLDATAGLRMHLVDFVQLSLIPVVLFGVLFDVSSFDPWVWPALVIITDLFDAFQHADIDMSLNHPLATAFDWVFNNPVFHSWHHSIDPGALHGNYGQALTIWDRIFQTHVPHTRSATAVGLPSGERLRGTLWGLQMLRPEGATTARTEHITA from the coding sequence ATGCGCGGAACAGGTCAAGATGGGAGGGATTTGTTCACAGGCAGACAGATTCCTTCGAGACGCGCACCGCAGAGGAGAATCGGCGCAGGCCGGCAAGGCACGCGGGTGGAGGAGGAAGACGGGCCGGCGCGAGAACATGACAGACATGCGCTGCTACGACAACCCGCTGCACATCTCTGCGCTGACGCGAGGATGGGCCACATGGTGATCGCACTCGTGCATGGCCTCATCATCGCCCTGTTCCTCGGACTGGGCGCGCGGTGGCCGCGCTCGGGCGGTCGTGGGCTGACGGCCGACACGCTGCTGAACCTGGCGAACGGCGCGCTGCTGTTCGGCCTGAGAACGCTCTTCGTGACCTGGGCCGCGATGTCGATAGACCTTCCGCGCTGCGATCTCTCGAGCGTGAAGGGCTTTGGTCCACAGCTGCTCGTGGTGTTCCTCATCTCCGACTTCACCCGCTACTGGGTGCACTACCTGCATCACCGCATCCCTCTGCTCTGGCGGTTCCACGCGGTTCATCACAGCACGTCTCGGCTCGACGCCACAGCCGGGCTGCGCATGCACCTGGTCGACTTCGTGCAGCTGTCGCTCATCCCGGTGGTGCTCTTCGGCGTGCTCTTCGACGTCTCGTCCTTCGACCCGTGGGTCTGGCCCGCGCTCGTGATCATCACCGATCTGTTCGATGCCTTTCAGCACGCCGACATCGACATGTCGCTCAACCATCCGCTGGCCACGGCGTTTGACTGGGTCTTCAACAACCCGGTCTTCCACAGCTGGCACCACTCCATCGACCCCGGCGCCCTGCACGGCAACTATGGCCAGGCGCTCACCATCTGGGACCGCATCTTCCAGACCCACGTTCCACACACGCGAAGCGCCACAGCTGTCGGCCTTCCTTCCGGCGAGCGCCTCCGCGGGACTTTGTGGGGCCTGCAGATGCTGCGCCCGGAAGGCGCAACGACGGCGCGCACGGAACACATCACCGCGTGA
- a CDS encoding DNA-binding response regulator: MAETILVVDDEEAIVEFVEINLRRAGFDVIKAYTGNDGVLAVREARPSLVVLDIMLPDIDGFQVCREIRRFSSVPVIMLTARTEDKDKISGLETGADAYLVKPFNPDELIAWIQAVLRRFTPAASDPANAPLLFGDLSIDATARKVWRGSRQIELSPRETELLIFFARNTGRIFTRAELRRGVWGDEFLEERSVDVHVRRLREKIGDDALEPRYIITVWGTGYKANPDLAPNAE, from the coding sequence ATGGCCGAAACCATCCTGGTCGTCGATGACGAAGAGGCAATTGTGGAGTTCGTCGAGATCAACCTGCGACGCGCTGGCTTCGACGTGATCAAGGCCTACACCGGAAACGACGGTGTCCTGGCCGTGAGAGAGGCGCGTCCCAGCCTCGTCGTGCTCGACATCATGCTGCCAGACATCGACGGGTTCCAGGTCTGCAGGGAGATACGTCGGTTCTCTTCGGTGCCCGTCATCATGCTCACGGCGCGCACCGAAGACAAGGACAAGATATCCGGCCTCGAGACGGGCGCCGACGCCTACCTCGTCAAGCCGTTCAACCCTGACGAGCTCATTGCCTGGATCCAGGCGGTGCTGCGACGCTTCACCCCCGCGGCGAGCGATCCCGCCAACGCGCCGCTGCTGTTCGGAGATCTCTCCATCGACGCCACCGCCCGAAAGGTCTGGCGCGGAAGCCGGCAGATCGAGCTGTCGCCTCGGGAGACCGAGCTGCTCATCTTCTTCGCGCGCAACACCGGGCGCATCTTCACGCGCGCAGAGCTCCGACGCGGCGTCTGGGGAGACGAGTTCCTCGAGGAGCGCAGCGTCGATGTCCATGTGCGTCGGCTACGCGAGAAGATCGGAGACGACGCCCTCGAGCCCCGCTACATCATTACCGTCTGGGGCACCGGATACAAAGCCAACCCTGACCTTGCCCCGAACGCGGAGTAG
- a CDS encoding isoprenylcysteine carboxylmethyltransferase family protein: MREWVFRWRGYVLIPSAALVLALCRPTKESFLLGLLVAALGEALRIWGVGYSGTTTRESRVIAPQLVTAGPYAYVRNPLYVGNFITAFGFVIVGCGGLDWSLRWLLASVQIVSYVTVYGIIIPLEEAYLSKMFGDDYQQYLASVPRVLPRLTPYSHRQGTFRWGVISSAEIHTLALFTVMIFMMLAKLIMQSRVWELVLRG; this comes from the coding sequence ATGAGAGAGTGGGTCTTTCGCTGGCGCGGTTATGTCTTGATTCCATCTGCGGCGCTCGTTCTCGCGCTCTGCCGCCCGACAAAGGAGAGCTTTCTTCTCGGCCTTCTGGTGGCCGCGCTCGGAGAGGCGCTGCGCATCTGGGGCGTCGGCTATTCCGGCACCACCACGCGAGAGAGTCGCGTCATCGCGCCGCAGCTGGTCACTGCCGGGCCCTATGCCTACGTTCGCAATCCGCTGTATGTCGGCAACTTCATCACCGCGTTCGGATTCGTCATCGTGGGGTGTGGTGGTCTCGACTGGTCGCTGCGCTGGCTTCTCGCCTCGGTGCAGATCGTCAGCTATGTGACGGTGTACGGCATCATCATTCCGCTCGAAGAGGCCTATCTCTCGAAGATGTTCGGGGACGACTACCAGCAGTACCTTGCCAGCGTTCCCCGGGTGCTTCCCCGTCTGACCCCCTACTCGCACCGCCAGGGAACCTTCCGGTGGGGGGTCATCTCCTCGGCCGAGATCCACACCCTCGCCTTGTTCACGGTGATGATCTTCATGATGCTGGCCAAGCTCATCATGCAGTCTCGCGTCTGGGAGCTCGTGTTGCGCGGGTAG
- a CDS encoding lipid-A-disaccharide synthase, with protein MPDHETPSVDGLRPAEGGEGSGRRGRPLRMLIVTGEASGDLQGARLIEALWRVDPTLEIEAVGAERIRATGARLLEDSSTWGFIGIWDALVRLPLLWMIWRRLCNVVARSRPDLVVLIDCPGFNMRLAKVARNLGLRTLYYFPPSAWTKNPERVRTVARRVDHVVATFAYTERMFQQANQPVAYFGHPFLDTVVPEGPRDEVIARLGLPAGRRYVGLLPGSRRAEISRISPSIFEAAARLARSLPDVHFLVPVASPGLSALVRKTAARHAPGLSLTVVEGGSNAVMTVADLLIMTSGSASLEAVIHETPMILVYRLARFDYFLAQFVLTDFTFMGLPNLVLQRKVVPELIQHDASPARICAEAMALLTDPVRLAEMKDNLLKVKNELGRPGAIDRVAEYIWETISNGP; from the coding sequence GTGCCTGATCACGAGACCCCGAGCGTCGACGGGCTTCGCCCGGCGGAAGGCGGGGAAGGTTCTGGCCGTCGCGGCAGGCCCCTGCGCATGCTGATCGTGACGGGGGAGGCTTCCGGCGATCTTCAGGGCGCCAGGCTCATCGAAGCGCTCTGGCGCGTCGACCCCACACTCGAGATCGAGGCGGTGGGGGCTGAGCGCATCCGTGCCACGGGTGCTCGGCTGCTCGAAGACAGCTCGACCTGGGGCTTCATCGGCATCTGGGATGCCCTGGTTCGCCTCCCGCTCCTGTGGATGATCTGGCGCAGGCTGTGCAACGTGGTGGCGCGCTCCCGACCTGATCTGGTGGTGCTCATCGACTGCCCCGGATTCAACATGCGCCTGGCCAAGGTTGCGCGAAACCTGGGATTGCGCACGCTCTACTACTTTCCCCCGTCTGCCTGGACGAAGAACCCGGAGCGGGTGAGAACCGTGGCGCGGCGTGTCGATCACGTCGTGGCCACGTTTGCCTACACCGAGCGCATGTTCCAGCAGGCAAACCAGCCCGTGGCCTATTTCGGCCACCCCTTTCTCGACACCGTCGTTCCCGAGGGCCCTCGTGATGAGGTGATCGCCCGCCTTGGGCTGCCCGCGGGCCGGCGCTATGTCGGTCTTCTTCCCGGAAGTCGAAGGGCGGAGATCTCGCGCATCAGCCCGAGCATCTTCGAAGCCGCGGCGCGCCTCGCCCGCTCGCTGCCCGACGTGCACTTCCTGGTTCCCGTGGCCTCGCCCGGCCTGTCTGCTCTCGTGAGAAAGACCGCGGCTCGCCACGCGCCGGGATTGTCGCTCACCGTGGTCGAGGGGGGAAGCAATGCGGTCATGACCGTGGCCGACCTGCTGATCATGACCAGCGGCAGCGCCAGCCTCGAAGCCGTGATACACGAGACGCCCATGATACTGGTGTACCGCCTGGCGCGATTCGACTATTTCCTGGCGCAGTTCGTCCTCACCGACTTCACCTTCATGGGGCTGCCCAACCTCGTGCTCCAGCGCAAGGTGGTTCCTGAGCTCATTCAGCACGACGCCAGTCCGGCACGCATCTGCGCGGAGGCAATGGCGCTCCTCACAGACCCGGTGCGGCTTGCAGAGATGAAGGACAACCTTTTGAAGGTCAAGAATGAACTCGGCCGCCCGGGCGCCATCGACCGGGTCGCTGAGTACATCTGGGAGACAATCTCCAATGGGCCCTGA